One genomic window of Etheostoma spectabile isolate EspeVRDwgs_2016 chromosome 5, UIUC_Espe_1.0, whole genome shotgun sequence includes the following:
- the LOC116689764 gene encoding proline-rich extensin-like protein EPR1: protein MRLLLVLLFSALGCGLAGGQLVSKCDLMKAFRVLAEHEKQQGLTMDLVAKIVCHTELASGFNTSVVTELTPKGEHLRRGKRQVPSGDLTTSPGYASPATRPPPDTKPPPATRPPPATKPGSATKPQPTTRQPLETRPPPATKPGSATKPQPTTRQPLETRPPPATKPRPTTKQPLGTKPPQGNRPPPATKPPPATSLPDVVSNDPTTGPSRVRRRALRQPPTELANFDNLPIKPPPATKPPGATKPRPSTEPPPPTRPPHVVSNQTEDEPVWTLYGLFQLSNHLICSDGTTPSPNICKVDCNDLVDGDMQDDISCVLKVISQLLENGFGVANREELIRMIRLIFQPECSKKTASDYFAECL from the exons ATGAGGCTGCTGTTGGTTCTTCTCTTCTCAGCGTTGGGCTGTGGTCTCGCTGGAGGACAGCTTGTGTCCAAATGCGACCTGATGAAGGCGTTTCGGGTTCTGGCGGAACACGAAAAGCAGCAAGGACTGACTATGGACTTAGTGGCTAAGA TTGTGTGCCACACGGAGCTTGCATCGGGTTTTAACACCAGCGTGGTGACTGAGTTGACCCCCAAGGGCGAACATCTCCGTAGGGGGAAGAGGCAAGTACCGTCTGGGGACCTTACAACATCTCCTGGCTATGCGTCACCAGCCACCAGACCTCCACCGGACACCAAACCTCCACCGGCCACCAGACCTCCACCAGCCACCAAGCCTGGATCAGCGACCAAGCCTCAACCCACCACCAGACAGCCACTAGAAACCAGACCTCCACCAGCCACCAAGCCTGGATCAGCGACCAAGCCTCAACCCACCACCAGACAGCCACTAGAAACCAGACCTCCACCAGCCACCAAGCCTCGACCCACCACCAAACAGCCACTAGGCACCAAACCTCCACAAGGCAACAGACCTCCACCAGCCACCAAGCCTCCACCAGCCACAAGCCTTCCAGACGTGGTGAGCAATGACCCAACAACAGGCCCCAGCCGGGTGCGACGGAGGGCCCTTCGTCAGCCGCCTACCGAACTGGCAAATTTTGACAACCTTCCAATCAAGCCTCCACCGGCAACCAAGCCTCCAGGGGCCACCAAACCTCGACCATCCACCGAACCACCACCACCTACCAGACCTCCACACGTGGTGAGCAACCAGACAGAGGACGAGCCGGTCTGGACTCTCTACGGTCTTTTCCAGCTCAGCAATCACCTGATCTGCAGCGACGGCACGACTCCGTCACCCAACATCTGTAAGGTGGACTGCAACG ACCTAGTTGACGGAGACATGCAGGACGACATCAGCTGTGTGTTGAAGGTCATCAGCCAACTTct TGAAAATGGTTTTGGGGTGGCCAACCGTGAAGAGTTAATAAGAAT gatcCGGCTCATCTTCCAGCCGGAGTGCAGCAAGAAGACGGCCTCCGACTACTTCGCTGAGTGTCTGTAA